The sequence tagtctactaaagcaggtcagtagtctactaacaGCAgcgtcagtagtctactaaagcaggtcagtagtctactaaagcagcaggtcaggtcagtagtctactaaagcaggtcagtagtctactaaagcaggccagtagtctactaaagcaggtcagtagtctactaaagcaggtcagtagtctactacagcaggtctactacagcaggtcagtagtctactaaagcaggtcagtagtctactaaagcaggtagTAGCACCCTTATTACTTAACCCTTATAACCCTTTTAATCATTATTATAACTTATGAATTATTATAACCCTTATTACTTAACCATTATAACCCTTATTATTCCCATTTTAACCCTTATTACTTAACCATTATAACCATTAAACCCTTATAACCCTTATTACTTAACCATTATAACCCTTATTATAACCCTTATTATAACCATTATTCTTTATGCTCCCCACTCCGCTCCGCTCTCTGCCCCTATTTTTCCCAACCTGTTCTACAGTCTCCAAGTTCCTCCCTGTCTCATCCTCTAATACACTAACGTTTCTTGGACATTTATGGTGAAACACCTTGACATCATCATTGTAGATGTTTTTCAACTTGACTTCGAGTGCTCCCAAGGTTTCCTGTTTCAATGTTTTCCCCTCGGTGTCCGGTACGTTCTCCCCCCAGTGTGCTTGGGCCACCCACTTTTCCGTCATCTTGTCCAAACAGCAGAAGGCTGTCCACAGGAGCTCTGGGATGTTCACTCTGTTcttcagtttgttgttgttgggaaCCGCTCCAGTCACCACATAGGCCTTTCTCTTGTTGTTAATCTTACAGTTCTCCTCAAGATATTTTCTGACGTTGCGCTCCATTCTATTCCAGCTGCCATTGTTGAAGGTGTGGTCCTGGGGAACGGCGTTTGTCAGGGTGAAAGTGGACCTCATGGCAGCATCACCAGGTGCGTACGAACATGGGAATAGGTGACCTCTGTCCAGACTCATGTTGTTATTTATGTAGTCTGCGTACACAGCCTGGTGTTTGACGTTTTTATTAAGCACATTCAAGTCACATTGGGTTTTCATCTCttctttatttatattttcaagcTGCAGAAACATCAGTCAGACATTTAAACTCTAACAAGTTCACAAGTTTAGACATTAAAACTCTAACTAGTTTAGACATTACAACTCTTTAACTAGTTTAGACATTACAACTCTTTAACTAGTTTAGACATTACAACTCTTTAACTAGTTTAGACATTACAAACTCTTTAACTAGTTTAGACATTACAACTCTTTAACTAGTTTAGACATTACAACTCTAACTAGTTTAGACATTACAACTCTTTAACAAGTTTAGACATTACAACTCTTTAACAAGTTTAGACATTACAACTCTTTAACAAGTTTAGACATTACAACTCTTTAACTAGTTTAGACATTACAACTCTTTAACTAGTTTAGACATTAACTCATAAAAAAAGTCACAATTTAACAATAAACACTTAAACTGGAAGTGGTTGCAACACATTATTGTCTCAAAGATATTGTATGTCTATAGCAGTAATCAAATACACATGTTGAATGAATAGAGATTAGTCCTACCTGGGGCTCTATCATCCAGGGTTGTTTTGGTCTGGGGTCTGTAGGAGGACCAGTGAAGGTGTAGGCTGAGAACACAGGGATCCTGTTGAACGTGTCGTAGAGAGTTGCAAACCTGTAGATGTTTTTGTACTTCTGGCAGATCAGCTTGTAGCGGCCCTCGTCCTGGACTTTCCCATCATACAAAATACCTGGGAGATTTGGAGTTGTTCCCTTCAGGAAGAACTTCTTGCACTCTGGATCAAACCTCTCCACTacatgagagagagcaggaggaaggagagagagaaggaggagagtagagagatgattcAATACCCCCATCATCACCTGAAGACTGTACACCACAGAGACAAAGATGAAGTTACAGAGACCAGCTGGTAGACTGGAGACTGCTGAGCTGAGTCAGGACAGACTGCTTTAAATAGTTATTTCAGAGACTCCTCCTTCAGATGTCAATTGATTTGCATAAACTCCTCTGTATGTTTCCATGGAAACTGCTGTAACAAATAACATGTGAATAACACGTGAATAACACGTTTTAGG comes from Salvelinus sp. IW2-2015 unplaced genomic scaffold, ASM291031v2 Un_scaffold11087, whole genome shotgun sequence and encodes:
- the LOC112080027 gene encoding endonuclease domain-containing 1 protein-like; the protein is MMGVLNHLSTLLLLSLLPPALSHVVERFDPECKKFFLKGTTPNLPGILYDGKVQDEGRYKLICQKYKNIYRFATLYDTFNRIPVFSAYTFTGPPTDPRPKQPWMIEPQVGLISIHSTCVFDYCYRHTISLRLENINKEEMKTQCDLNVLNKNVKHQAVYADYINNNMSLDRGHLFPCSYAPGDAAMRSTFTLTNAVPQDHTFNNGSWNRMERNVRKYLEENCKINNKRKAYVVTGAVPNNNKLKNRVNIPELLWTAFCCLDKMTEKWVAQAHWGENVPDTEGKTLKQETLGALEVKLKNIYNDDVKVFHHKCPRNVSVLEDETGRNLETVEQVGKNRGRERSGVGSIKNNGYNKGYNKGYNG